The sequence TGCGCTTGCCCTGGACCTGGCGGCAGACCCTGCGCGAACAGGCGACGGCGGCTTAGTGGTGCTTGCCCTTTTTGTGCTCGCGATAGGCGCCATAGCTATCCAGCACCGCCCGCATCTGAGCGATCGCCTTCTGCCGCGCCTCGGCATCGCGGATCGCCGCGAGCCGCCGCTTGAGGCTGGTGGCAAGGTCGGCATAGTCGTTCTGCCAGTCGCGGCCCAGAGCGGGGCGGAGGTCGGTGCGGCCAGTCTTCGTCCGCCGTGCCGGTTGGCCGGGCGGTAGTTCCCAGGTTTCGCCGATCTCTGGCACGATCAGTGATGGCGCCAGCGCCTGGCTTTCAGCCAGCCGCCGCAGCTCTTCAATTGCACCTTTCTCACCGTGATCGAGCAGCAGGCTGCCCGCAATCGGCCCGCGTTCGGCAATCCAGGCCAGCAATTCGGTCTGGTCGGCATGGGCGGAATAGCTGACAATCTCGCGCACCTGGGCCCGAACCTGCACGTCGCGGCCCGATATCCGCACCCGCTTGGCCCCTTCCAGGATTACCCGGCCGAGCGATCCTTCAGCCTGGAAGCCGACAAACAGGATCGTCGAATCGCGGCGCGGCAGGTTGTAGAACAGGTGGTGGCGGATCCGGCCCGCCTCGCACATGCCCGATGCGGCCATGATGATCGCGCCTGACATGGTGTTGAGCTTCATGGATTCCGCCACGTCATTAACATAGCGGATTGATGGGTGGCCGAAGACATCGCGCCCGCCGGTATCCTCCAGCTGGTCGACATATTTGCGGAAGGCGGTGGTTGCCTTGTTAGCCAGCGGACTATCGACGAAGACCATCGCATTGCCGATCCGCCCGGCGCTGGATAGCGTGGCGATATCGAGCAACAGCTCCTGGGTCCGCTCAAGCGCGAAGGACGGGATCACCAGGTTGCCGCCGCGCGCCCGGGCGGCAAGGATCTCCGCCTCCAGCAGTTGCCGCCGCTCGGCAATGCTGACCTTGGTGCGCGTGCGATCGCCATAGGTGCTTTCGCAGATCACGTGATCGAACCCGGCGGGCGCAGCGGGGTCTGGATGGAAGGCCTTGTTGTCTGGACCGATATCGCCCGAATAGAGCAGCCGGGTGCCCTCTGCCTCAACCTCGATCGAGGCCGACCCCAGGATATGGCCCGCGTTCCACAGCCGGCAGCGAAACCCGGGGGCGGGTTCGATCCATTCCCCCAGCTTCACCACCCGCGCCAACCGGGCGGCGGCAATGGCATCGGCTTCGGTATAGATCGGCTTGAACGGATCATCGCCCGCCCGGTCGCGGCGGCGATTGCGGCGTTC comes from Novosphingobium ginsenosidimutans and encodes:
- a CDS encoding MBL fold metallo-hydrolase, with the protein product MTLSLTVHGAAQTVTGSCHELRSGKSRILLDCGLFQGSRSLEALNHEPLPFDVHGLDAVVLSHAHIDHSGQLPRLSAAGYKGPIWCTEETAELLQFMLADAGRIQEYEAERRNRRRDRAGDDPFKPIYTEADAIAAARLARVVKLGEWIEPAPGFRCRLWNAGHILGSASIEVEAEGTRLLYSGDIGPDNKAFHPDPAAPAGFDHVICESTYGDRTRTKVSIAERRQLLEAEILAARARGGNLVIPSFALERTQELLLDIATLSSAGRIGNAMVFVDSPLANKATTAFRKYVDQLEDTGGRDVFGHPSIRYVNDVAESMKLNTMSGAIIMAASGMCEAGRIRHHLFYNLPRRDSTILFVGFQAEGSLGRVILEGAKRVRISGRDVQVRAQVREIVSYSAHADQTELLAWIAERGPIAGSLLLDHGEKGAIEELRRLAESQALAPSLIVPEIGETWELPPGQPARRTKTGRTDLRPALGRDWQNDYADLATSLKRRLAAIRDAEARQKAIAQMRAVLDSYGAYREHKKGKHH